A window of Juglans regia cultivar Chandler chromosome 7, Walnut 2.0, whole genome shotgun sequence contains these coding sequences:
- the LOC108983151 gene encoding uncharacterized protein LOC108983151 translates to MFHTPLGQVLTTQVFKNESAKDKGRRGLVGFVKWGKSPYKRQRGAPHDVLLVVVVALVLVVSSLIGDQGEAITELLSPVDLLLLRIVLFLTIQFLSSKRGSFISSMFLTGKPNTIHKVSDCTVGVMLILIIILFLLYNLVSIFDDGDDFDE, encoded by the exons ATGTTTCACACGCCTTTGGGCCAAGTTTtgacaactcaggtcttcaaaaACGAGTCTGCAAAAGACAAAGGAAGAAG AGGCCTAGTGGGCTTTGTGAAgtggggaaaatccccttacaagaGACAACGCGGTGCACCCCATGACGTCTTATTGGTCGTGGTAGTGGCTCTCGTGCTTGTGGTGTCGTCCCTCATCGGTGACCAAGGTGAGGCCATCACCGAGCTGTTGAGCCCTGTGGACCTTCTACTCCTCCGCATCGTCCTCTTCCTCACCATTCAGTTCCTCTCCTCTAAGCGTGGCTCCTTCATCTCTAGCATGTTCTTGACTGGCAAGCCCAACACCATCCACAAGGTTAGCGATTGCACAGTGGGAGTCATGCTCATTCTGATCATCATTTTGTTCCTCCTCTACAATCTTGTATCTATCTTCGACGATGGCGATGATTTCGATGAATAG